The DNA sequence caccagccttgagtgaaaaagctaatggacagtgcccaggccctgaagttcaagccctagtaccagcacacacgcacgcacgcacacacacacacgcacaaagaaaaagaaaaacaaagaaaaagaaaaaagataaactaaatacataaatatgtagtTTTGACATAAACTTCAAAAACTTACCAGCCATGATAATTTTTACCACATAAATGAGTATAATATTCAACCCATCTGTCTTGACAGTTCATTGAAACTTTTCAAAAGTATCAGTCTAGCAGATGgaattatatgtatgtttattttcatACACATTATTACAGCATAAATGtagaatttaaaaatagttgaGGCTGGCTCACTAGTAGATCACTTGCTTAGTGTGTGCAAggacctgggttccatcctcaggaccataaaagtaaaataaatgcattCAAATAATAAAACAGTGGGCTTCCTATTTTTCAGACCGAGTGGCTTCCTGTCCCTTTGAGTAATGAAgcatatccttccttccttccctccctttgctagtcctgggtcttgaactcagggcctgggtgctgtccctcagcttctgttGCTtgaggatagcattctaccatttgagccatggctctacttctggctttttctgtgattaactggaggagataagagtctcatggacttttctgtccaggctggcttcaaaccatgatcctcagacctcagcctcctgagtagctaggattacaggtatgagccactggcacccagctgaaatatatatttcatttaggATAGATATCCTCAAAGTTCTGATGCACACTATGTACTTCAAAAAACTTTGCTACATGCATGAAAAAGAATGCAGCAGGCTTTTCCATTCTTTGTGCATGCTGACCCTCCTTCTAATTAGTAGAATGCTTACTTCTCAGTGGTCTTGATTGGACACAAACTAAGGCCTTACACTGATTTTCCCAGCTGGGACTGCCCCTAACACTGGCCACATGACCCACATCCACCAGTCAAAGGTCCCTCTGTGGAAAGAGGGTTACAATGACATAAAAGGAGGGGAAATGAGCAAGGAATCCTCTCTGGGGTCAATGTGTCAGTTTAACAAAACTCATTATGCAGGGCCTATCTTCCAAGCTGTTCTCATGTTATGAGAATACTTAAATATTATGTCACCTGGGCATAGTCTGAACAACCTGGAAGGTTGCTAATGAAGTTGTGTACGTCGTCCACGGTCCATGTCTGAATATCTTCATCCAAAGACAGGTTTTCTCCCGATGTAGTCAGTGTATGTGCTCCTTTAGAACAAAAGGCAATCACATTGTTGTACAAAATTTCCCAGAAAAGGAGGAAGCTTAGAACACAGGCTTTTTTTAGTTATGTGAATTTCCACAGAGTGATCTGTTGtatatgtggttttgtttttttttttaattttctgcaggtactctggcttggactcagggcctaggttctgtccttcagctattttgctcaaggctggagctctatcacttgatccacagccccacttctagctttgtgctggtcaatgagagataagagtctcagactgtTCTGCCCAGATGTGAgcatcaatcttcagatctcagcctcccaagtggctagggttatagggctccaaaaaaacaacaaacaaaagtatgcaagaacacaaggccctcagttcaaatcccagtaccagcacaagagaaacaaattaaatattttttcctagAGGACTTTAGTGCTACTTTTGGTAGCAGCATGTTAACAATTTTCAATGAGACAGAACGACAGCAGTAATGGCTCTAAAAGCTAAGAGTCTTGCTTAACTGCCTACTTTTCTACCTTTAGATATAAAGAAAATATCTATATActtttgtccaaaaaaaaaaaacaaaaacaaaacaaccccacaaCCCtgagtgggtttttttggttAAAAAATTAAGAGTAAATTCAATTAATTTTTTCATAAAAGTTCTGGTAGTTCCCATATACTTCCTTATACTCACCTCAGACCTTTTTTGAGAGATCTCTACACACAGCAGACATATTTAAATAGCAACTAATCACTAGCATGGCTTATTACAAGTGAACTAAGGAAGTGACTTCAAGAACGGGTTATTTTAAGCAGGGTTAAGAAAACAAGGGGTGAAGAAAAAGAGGGATGGTGGTTATAGTTTCACAATTGTATAAGGAGGGAAGAATTTGACGACCTGCCACTCGTGAAGTTGGCCTTTAACCTCTAAACACTCACCTGGTAGAGACAGGTGAGAAATGGGAGCACAAATCCCATCCTTTTCAGTGTAGGCTTCCAACCCCTGCTCCGAAGGCTTGTTTTCCCCCCCATCCATAGCCTTCGTGTGTAGAAGCATAGTGGGGCCTCCCCAGGGTTTTCCGAGACCCGGCTGATCGACTCCACAGTGGCAGTCCCCAGCTGTGGTTGGCTTTCCATTGGTTTCACCTGACTTCTCATCGGGGAATAGTTCGGTTTCTGGCTCTTTTTCATACTCCTCTTGTTCAGAGGGAATTGCATGTGTCTGGACCAGGATATTTTCTTCTGCTTGGCTTTTGGAGTTTTCTGTATGGCTGCCTAGAGGTTTTGGATGCCCTGCACCTCTTCTGAGCTGACACTTCTGCTCCCAGCTCTCTATAAAGTGAGGTCTGGTTGCCACTAGCATGGGGTTTCTTCTCATGGCACTTCTGTGAAAATGCAGGTCCCTGGCAGGAAGCATGGTCCTGCCATGGTAGGGGGCTGGGCCGCTGGGCCCATAGAGGCATGGCGCCCCGAGGCCAGCTAGTCGCTTGGGATTAACTTTTTCCATTCTCCTTTGCTGGTAAATAGCATACATTTCCATTTCATCCctaaaaacaaagcaatatgCTTTATACTATCTTAAGAATACCATTAGAGGTATAGTTTTCATTTTAGCCATTAGAGGTAGAATTAAATAGAATTTCAAACCATTAAACATGATAACCTTAGTATAATAGAGATTAGAAGGAAAGCTTTTCCTGCGTCCTCATACTGTTTCACTGAAGTTGTTTTGTGGAAACAGGAAGCTCCCACCACACCAATGGGCAGCTGGCTTTGGGGGAGGCTCAGGAGTGGAAAGGTGTGGCTGAGTGCCATCGCAGAAATCCCACAGCAATAAGAACAGAGTTCCCTCACATACCTGGCGCAGACGTACTAGGGGGCCTGGCAACGAGGCACAGGGTAGTTTCTTGCCAGACATGAATTCTCAAAGAAACTAAGGCATCAGGAAGAGCTTCTTTTCCACCCTTCAGTATACTCTTAGTGGGCCCTAAGAGGCGATTAATCAATGACAGTCTACATGATAATAAATTGTCAGAGGAAAGTGGGAAAGGGAGACTTACTGGTTTTTGCTTATTGGTTCCCACTATGACCCCTTAGTGTTCAGTGAACATGATCTTCTCTCTCCATGAAGCCATACCCTCGTCACtattgctttgcttttctttctctttccagctACAAGGGAAGGCCACTGTTGAGCAGATGTGATGTTGTCTGGGATTGGCTGATATGGTCTCATGTGGGGCTGGCAAACTTGGATCCTATCTTTGGACAGAGCTAAAGTTATTTATGTAAGCTAATAGCATGCTTAGCTGCACTTTGTGGTTTTCTAATCTTGCTTTTATGGTTTACCTACCTGTAAACATttttgcatgttttctttttggaacCTGTGAATATACTTTTAATAATCAATCagggtatgtatgtatatgtatgtgaatgCTTTGGTATgtcatatatttgtttattttatgtaatataattacatatacataaatgtatattatacatataacaTTACATAtggaatataagaaaatatattcacacacatatataccacacacacagaaaactaaGTAAGACAATATCATTAAGTTACCTGGCAATAGGATGCCTTTGAATGATTTCATTTCTTCTGGTCACTGCCTTTATAGAATCAGGTGGTAAAATGCTCCAAccttaaacaaaaaaaccaccatcTCATCCCACAAACAAATTGAAATCATGCATTTGAAaatcataaaattatttaaaacattctGCAACACAGCAACAACCCACAGCAGAGCACAGTGTTGGAAATGATATCAAGTTATTGATGCTCAGGATTTTAGATTGACTTGGGAAGAAGCATGATAAATGCTAGATAACTTATGCTTTCgcacgcatgtgcgtgtgtgtgtgcgcgcgcatgcatgcgcacatacaggggcttgaactcagggctatgtgCTCTCACTTTCAGCTGTTGAGCTATTTCTCTGCTTAATTGAAAATCAGGTTTCATGGATTTGTCGGTCTAGGCTGGCTGTGAACaataatgctcagatctcagcctcctgagtagctaagattacagatgtaatccATTGGTACTAGCTAAACTTGATTCTTTTCTTGGATTGTTGGCCCTATGATTGGTGACATTTCCCTgctatactttaaaataaaaaaatagctctGTATCTCTGTTATGTCTTTCTTCTGTCCTATGTAGTTGTTGTATTTATGGAAATACAACAAAGTACAAAGTAGTATTctgatacatgtatacaatggGGCATGATTAAATCAAGCTAATTGACCTATCTGACATCTCCTATTTATCCTTATCTTGTACTGAGAACATTTGAAATCTACCTTCTTGACAATGTGCAAGTGCATAGTACA is a window from the Perognathus longimembris pacificus isolate PPM17 chromosome 5, ASM2315922v1, whole genome shotgun sequence genome containing:
- the Samd7 gene encoding sterile alpha motif domain-containing protein 7, yielding MASLEMAVNPFLTASGSPQTPLVPSPFGLPTVDRDVLSSTIASPDPRQFCVPSQFSSSVLPNANMPHLLSSCVYSGWSILPPDSIKAVTRRNEIIQRHPIARDEMEMYAIYQQRRMEKVNPKRLAGLGAPCLYGPSGPAPYHGRTMLPARDLHFHRSAMRRNPMLVATRPHFIESWEQKCQLRRGAGHPKPLGSHTENSKSQAEENILVQTHAIPSEQEEYEKEPETELFPDEKSGETNGKPTTAGDCHCGVDQPGLGKPWGGPTMLLHTKAMDGGENKPSEQGLEAYTEKDGICAPISHLSLPGAHTLTTSGENLSLDEDIQTWTVDDVHNFISNLPGCSDYAQVFKDHAIDGETLPLLTEAHLRSTLGLKLGPALKIQSQVSQHVGSTLLKKMPSFPIHRRQACAQPADPSPPVDFNSWNDTLSTPSPQDTMLPKRIERDNMRS